One genomic region from Paramicrobacterium agarici encodes:
- a CDS encoding ABC transporter substrate-binding protein, with protein MASGKSTGRRALTATAGLAVAALALAGCSGSSGGDGGSGDGGGAIVIGTTDKITTIDPAGSYDNGSFAVMNQIYPFLMNTPYGSPDVEPDIAESAEFTSPNEYTVTLKEGLTFANGNELTSSDVKFSFERTINIADPNGPSSLLNNVDSIEAPDDLTVVFTLKSENDQTFPQVLSSPAGPIVDEDVFSADELTPDKEIVDGKAFAGQYSIESYDFNNLIQYKANPDYKGVLGAPENEVVNVKYYSESSNLKLAVQEGDIDVAYRSLSATDVEDLKGKDNVKVTTGPGGEIRYIVFNFDTMPFGAKTDSADETKALAVRQAMADLIDREQIAEQVYKGTYTPLYSYVPDGLTGANESLKSLYGDGEGGPDADKAKQRLEDAGIETPVKLSIQYSNDHYGPSSADEYALIKSQLEANGLFSVDLQTTEWVQYSEDRTSDVYPLYQLGWFPDYSDAANYLQPFFSKENFLLNHYDNPEIQDLINQQLVEGDADARADLIGQIQDVAAQTLPTLPYLQGAQIAVSGADVEGITLDASFKFRYAPIHK; from the coding sequence ATGGCATCCGGAAAGTCCACAGGCCGGCGCGCCCTGACGGCGACTGCAGGTCTCGCAGTCGCCGCACTCGCACTCGCCGGCTGTTCAGGCAGCTCAGGCGGTGACGGCGGATCAGGTGACGGCGGCGGCGCCATCGTCATCGGCACGACCGACAAGATCACCACCATCGACCCCGCCGGCTCGTACGACAACGGCTCGTTCGCGGTGATGAACCAGATCTACCCGTTCCTCATGAACACGCCGTACGGCAGTCCCGATGTCGAGCCCGACATCGCCGAGTCAGCGGAGTTCACCTCGCCGAACGAGTACACGGTCACTCTGAAAGAGGGCCTGACCTTCGCCAACGGCAACGAACTCACGTCGTCAGACGTGAAGTTCAGCTTTGAACGCACCATCAACATCGCCGACCCGAACGGTCCGTCGTCGCTGCTCAACAACGTCGACAGCATCGAGGCGCCCGACGACCTGACCGTCGTCTTCACGCTCAAGAGCGAGAACGACCAGACCTTCCCGCAGGTCCTCTCGAGCCCTGCCGGCCCGATCGTCGATGAGGATGTCTTCTCGGCAGACGAGCTCACGCCAGACAAGGAGATCGTCGACGGAAAGGCGTTCGCCGGCCAGTACTCGATCGAGAGCTACGACTTCAACAACCTCATTCAGTACAAGGCGAACCCTGACTACAAGGGTGTTCTCGGCGCTCCCGAGAACGAGGTCGTCAACGTCAAGTACTACTCCGAGTCGTCGAACCTCAAGCTCGCCGTGCAGGAGGGGGACATCGACGTCGCGTACCGCAGCCTCTCGGCGACCGACGTTGAAGACCTCAAGGGCAAAGACAACGTCAAAGTCACGACGGGACCCGGCGGTGAGATCCGCTACATCGTGTTCAACTTCGACACCATGCCGTTCGGTGCGAAGACCGACAGCGCTGACGAGACCAAGGCGCTCGCCGTGCGCCAGGCGATGGCCGACCTGATCGATCGCGAGCAGATCGCCGAACAGGTCTACAAGGGCACCTACACTCCGCTTTACTCCTACGTTCCCGACGGCCTGACCGGAGCGAACGAGTCTCTCAAGTCGCTCTACGGCGATGGCGAGGGCGGACCGGATGCCGACAAGGCGAAGCAGCGTCTGGAGGACGCGGGCATCGAGACTCCCGTGAAGCTCAGCATCCAGTACTCGAACGACCACTACGGTCCGTCGTCGGCCGACGAGTACGCGCTCATCAAGTCGCAGCTCGAGGCAAATGGCCTCTTCAGCGTCGACCTGCAGACGACGGAGTGGGTGCAGTACTCCGAGGACCGCACGTCAGACGTCTACCCGCTGTATCAGCTCGGATGGTTCCCCGACTACTCCGACGCGGCGAACTATCTGCAGCCGTTCTTCAGCAAGGAGAACTTCCTTCTGAACCACTACGACAACCCTGAGATCCAGGACCTCATCAACCAGCAGCTCGTTGAGGGTGACGCGGACGCCCGCGCTGACCTCATCGGCCAGATTCAGGATGTCGCGGCCCAGACGCTGCCGACGCTGCCGTACCTCCAGGGCGCGCAGATCGCGGTCTCGGGCGCCGACGTCGAGGGCATCACCCTCGATGCGTCGTTCAAGTTCCGCTACGCACCGATCCACAAGTAG
- a CDS encoding diacylglycerol/lipid kinase family protein yields MTTLVEASAEELLAATVDAVRATPDVLVAVGGDGLVNLAINALAENQVPLAIVPTGTGNDLARGLGIARQKPDAAAQRILDSLRSGSIRSIDVGVATTSAGERRFGGVVSVGFDARVNARANRMRWPRGRARYVVATLRELAGLRAERMTMAMDSEMTTRDVAFMSVANNRFIGGGMAIAPHARLDDGMLDVVRVDPISRVTLLTFFPRVFAGTHTRLPIVHERRVSEITVSGPEADVFADGENLGALPVSIRVLPRALRVIV; encoded by the coding sequence GTGACGACGCTTGTCGAGGCGAGTGCAGAAGAGCTGCTCGCCGCGACAGTCGACGCCGTGCGCGCAACTCCCGACGTGCTCGTCGCCGTCGGGGGAGACGGTCTTGTGAATCTCGCGATCAACGCGCTTGCCGAGAATCAGGTGCCGCTCGCGATCGTTCCGACGGGAACGGGAAATGACCTCGCCCGCGGGCTCGGGATCGCGAGGCAGAAGCCGGATGCTGCCGCGCAGCGCATTCTCGACAGCCTGCGCTCCGGCAGCATCCGCTCCATCGATGTCGGCGTCGCGACGACGTCGGCGGGGGAGCGGCGATTCGGCGGCGTCGTCTCGGTGGGCTTCGATGCCCGAGTGAATGCGCGCGCCAACCGTATGCGCTGGCCGCGTGGCCGGGCTCGGTACGTGGTCGCCACGCTGCGCGAGCTCGCCGGGCTGCGAGCGGAGCGCATGACGATGGCGATGGACTCTGAGATGACCACGCGGGATGTCGCGTTCATGTCGGTCGCCAACAACCGGTTCATCGGCGGCGGAATGGCGATCGCGCCGCACGCGCGACTCGACGACGGCATGCTCGATGTCGTGCGCGTCGACCCGATTTCGCGCGTGACGCTTCTGACCTTCTTTCCCCGCGTCTTCGCCGGCACGCACACGCGCCTGCCTATTGTGCACGAACGGCGAGTGAGCGAGATCACGGTGTCGGGACCCGAGGCCGATGTCTTCGCCGACGGCGAGAATCTGGGTGCGCTGCCCGTCAGCATCCGTGTTCTTCCGCGGGCGCTGCGGGTGATCGTGTGA
- a CDS encoding MBL fold metallo-hydrolase: MHLTKLEHAAFILRDDSGARLIVDPGAYTAPITDAAGIVAVVITHEHPDHWTPEQLERILAINPGVRIFGPAGVAAAAEGFDVTVVEAGDEIDADPFALRFFGGTHAVIHPSIPIVDNLGVLINGSVYYGGDSFTVPEGVDVDVMAVPAGAPWLKISEVMDFVADVAPKRSFPTHEMVLSRIGKDMSNQRIAGVVEAAGGEHFPLEPGESLEI; this comes from the coding sequence ATGCACCTCACAAAGCTCGAGCACGCCGCGTTCATTCTCAGAGATGACAGCGGCGCGCGGTTGATCGTGGACCCGGGCGCGTACACCGCCCCCATCACGGATGCTGCGGGAATCGTCGCTGTGGTCATCACCCACGAGCACCCCGACCATTGGACGCCTGAGCAGCTTGAGCGGATTCTCGCCATCAATCCCGGCGTTCGCATCTTCGGCCCCGCAGGCGTCGCCGCGGCTGCCGAAGGCTTCGACGTCACGGTCGTCGAAGCCGGAGACGAGATCGACGCCGATCCGTTCGCGCTGCGGTTCTTCGGCGGCACGCACGCCGTGATTCACCCATCGATCCCGATCGTCGACAATCTTGGAGTGCTGATCAACGGAAGCGTCTACTACGGAGGCGACTCGTTCACGGTCCCCGAGGGAGTCGACGTCGACGTGATGGCGGTGCCGGCAGGCGCGCCGTGGCTGAAGATCAGCGAGGTCATGGACTTCGTCGCCGACGTGGCCCCGAAGCGCAGCTTCCCCACACACGAGATGGTGCTCTCGCGCATCGGCAAAGACATGTCGAACCAGCGCATCGCCGGTGTAGTCGAGGCAGCGGGCGGCGAGCACTTTCCCCTAGAGCCCGGAGAATCTCTCGAGATCTAG
- a CDS encoding winged helix-turn-helix domain-containing protein, which yields MSGEEQPGAGPDRPVTSDPAGSDAQTMTSAMLKAMTHPLRRQLVRALTKRMYARAADLAQELNVPANSVSFHLRVLADAGLIMEAPEKTNDKRDRVWTPTRGSLNVGSPDYGAEDIELAGVLLQTMIEDHLDLVKRSSARWREDMVGHDLHTTMMHLNVPMNAEAAKKFFETISRMASEAAETFDADDPDVHMWEIDVLGADDTV from the coding sequence ATGTCAGGAGAAGAGCAGCCCGGTGCTGGTCCCGACCGTCCCGTGACGTCAGATCCTGCCGGAAGCGACGCTCAGACCATGACGAGTGCCATGCTCAAGGCGATGACGCATCCACTGCGGCGTCAGCTGGTTCGCGCGCTGACGAAACGGATGTACGCACGAGCCGCGGACCTCGCGCAGGAGCTGAACGTACCCGCGAATTCGGTGAGTTTTCACCTGCGCGTGCTCGCCGACGCCGGGCTCATTATGGAAGCTCCCGAGAAGACGAACGACAAACGCGATCGCGTCTGGACACCAACGCGAGGGAGTCTGAACGTCGGCTCTCCTGACTACGGCGCCGAAGACATCGAGCTCGCGGGTGTATTGCTGCAGACCATGATCGAGGATCATCTTGATCTTGTGAAGCGCTCGAGTGCGCGGTGGCGCGAGGACATGGTCGGGCACGACCTTCACACCACGATGATGCACCTGAATGTTCCCATGAACGCCGAGGCTGCCAAGAAATTCTTTGAGACGATCAGCCGAATGGCGAGCGAGGCCGCCGAGACGTTCGATGCCGATGATCCAGACGTTCACATGTGGGAGATCGATGTGCTCGGTGCCGACGATACAGTGTGA
- a CDS encoding MFS transporter, giving the protein MSSTQATVRLWRVQRYPTWFVSDASKELAASLLDFAVPLIALMVTDSPAQAGVIGAVGVITALILTLVGGVLADRHRRTGLMLLGAVIGVALAGSFAVLDALSALNFGVLLVLNVIINARDGLFDTAGEAALKEVVPDEAMGRAQAANQGRGAAIQLAGGPLGGALLAVGGWLVAVAAGVTYLVSVVTAWLLRRQELNARITTDGTTPDAASRRTPMLTEAREGIAWLLSRVDLRGVLWVSMIVNLGFNSAVTTIIYSLQQSGHSPLVIGALGSVLGAVMLAGAFVAPLLVPHIRGGVIVICSLIVATAGTAILPAIHSVPGIMAIIGVSVFLVPALNSALMGYFMVAVPTELLGRANSASRVLSMGAMPLAPLIAGFGLAFAGRTGTLVACAALTAVGVILALSNRALRSLPSEKEWGEHAQKFVAR; this is encoded by the coding sequence ATGTCCAGCACACAAGCGACCGTCCGCCTCTGGCGAGTCCAGCGGTACCCCACCTGGTTCGTCAGCGACGCGTCGAAAGAGCTCGCCGCGTCTCTGCTGGACTTCGCTGTCCCCCTCATCGCGCTCATGGTGACCGACAGCCCCGCGCAGGCAGGCGTCATCGGTGCCGTTGGCGTCATTACAGCGCTCATCCTCACGCTCGTCGGTGGCGTCCTTGCCGACCGGCACCGTCGCACGGGGCTGATGCTGCTGGGCGCTGTCATCGGCGTGGCACTCGCGGGGAGCTTCGCGGTTCTTGACGCCCTCTCGGCACTCAACTTCGGTGTGCTTCTCGTTCTGAATGTGATCATCAACGCTCGCGACGGGCTGTTCGACACGGCGGGCGAAGCAGCCCTCAAGGAGGTGGTCCCTGACGAGGCAATGGGTCGAGCGCAAGCGGCAAATCAAGGCCGCGGCGCCGCCATCCAACTTGCCGGAGGGCCTCTGGGCGGAGCCCTTCTCGCCGTCGGTGGCTGGCTCGTCGCTGTTGCCGCGGGCGTGACATACCTTGTCTCCGTCGTGACAGCGTGGTTGCTCCGTCGCCAGGAGCTAAACGCACGCATCACTACGGACGGCACGACACCGGATGCCGCATCGCGACGCACTCCGATGCTCACCGAAGCACGCGAGGGAATCGCCTGGCTGCTTTCCCGCGTCGATCTTCGAGGAGTGCTCTGGGTATCGATGATCGTCAACCTGGGGTTCAACTCGGCCGTGACGACGATCATCTACTCGCTGCAGCAGTCCGGCCACTCCCCTCTCGTGATCGGCGCTCTGGGGTCAGTTCTTGGTGCCGTCATGCTCGCGGGAGCATTCGTGGCGCCGCTCCTTGTTCCGCACATTCGCGGCGGCGTCATCGTCATTTGCAGCTTGATCGTGGCCACCGCCGGCACGGCGATCTTGCCCGCGATCCACTCTGTGCCCGGCATCATGGCGATCATCGGCGTCTCCGTGTTCCTTGTTCCCGCGCTCAATTCAGCGCTCATGGGGTATTTCATGGTTGCGGTGCCGACCGAGCTGCTCGGGCGCGCCAACAGCGCCAGTCGGGTGCTCAGCATGGGCGCGATGCCTCTCGCGCCACTCATCGCCGGCTTCGGGCTGGCGTTCGCGGGGCGAACGGGAACTCTCGTTGCCTGCGCGGCTCTGACGGCGGTGGGTGTGATTCTTGCGCTGTCGAACCGTGCGCTCCGCTCGCTACCGAGTGAAAAAGAGTGGGGCGAACACGCGCAGAAATTCGTCGCGCGATGA
- the gltX gene encoding glutamate--tRNA ligase → MSTAPSYPFSSATGSDVRVRFCPSPTGTPHVGLIRTALFNWAYARHTGGKLVFRIEDTDAARDSEESYTQIIEGLRWLNIDWDEGIEVGGPHGPYRQSQRSSVYDDVIEKLKASGHLYESFSTAEEIEARNVQAGRPAQHGYDNYDRELTDEQRAAFRAEGRQPALRLRVPDEDLSFSDLVRGDITFPAGSFIDFVVVRPNGKPLYTFVNPVDDALMGVTHVLRGEDLLPSTPRQIALYRALIDIGLTSFVPRFGHLPTVLGEGNKKLSKRNPESNLFHHRDRGFVPEGLDNYLALLGWGYSADRDVFTLDEMVERFDIVDVNPNPARFDIKKAESINGDHIRMLSVDDFAERCVPYLVEAGILTEPLSDAQREILAQAAPLVQTRMSLLGDAPGMLGFLFQETSSVELQADALKSLPKNALDVLDAALAALRETEEWSAETLQQVLAEALVEKLELKPRVAYGPLRVAVSGRRVSPPLFESMEILGKADSIARLERLAAHLES, encoded by the coding sequence ATGTCTACAGCACCCTCATATCCTTTCTCGTCAGCAACCGGTAGCGACGTGCGCGTGCGCTTCTGCCCGTCTCCGACCGGAACGCCGCACGTCGGGCTCATTCGCACGGCACTGTTCAACTGGGCGTACGCGCGCCACACGGGCGGCAAGCTCGTATTCCGCATCGAAGACACCGACGCCGCCCGAGACAGCGAAGAGAGCTACACGCAGATCATCGAGGGGCTCCGGTGGCTGAACATCGACTGGGACGAGGGAATCGAGGTCGGCGGGCCGCACGGGCCGTATCGACAGTCGCAGCGCAGCTCAGTTTACGACGACGTCATTGAGAAGTTGAAGGCGTCGGGGCACCTGTACGAGAGCTTCTCGACGGCGGAGGAAATCGAAGCTCGCAACGTGCAGGCAGGCCGGCCCGCCCAGCACGGCTACGACAACTACGACCGTGAGCTGACCGACGAGCAGAGGGCGGCGTTCCGCGCCGAAGGACGTCAGCCCGCGCTTCGTCTGAGGGTTCCCGACGAAGACCTCTCGTTCAGCGACCTCGTGCGCGGCGACATCACCTTCCCCGCAGGATCCTTCATCGACTTCGTCGTCGTCCGCCCCAACGGGAAGCCTCTCTACACGTTCGTCAATCCCGTCGACGACGCACTCATGGGAGTCACCCACGTGCTCCGCGGCGAGGACCTTCTTCCGTCGACTCCGCGGCAGATCGCGCTCTACCGCGCGCTCATCGACATCGGGCTGACCTCGTTCGTTCCGCGCTTCGGGCATCTGCCGACGGTGCTGGGAGAGGGCAACAAGAAGCTCTCCAAGCGCAATCCGGAGTCGAACCTCTTTCACCACCGTGACCGCGGGTTCGTTCCCGAAGGGCTCGACAATTACCTTGCGCTGCTCGGCTGGGGCTACTCGGCCGACCGCGATGTCTTCACTCTTGACGAGATGGTGGAGCGGTTCGACATTGTCGACGTCAATCCGAATCCCGCTCGCTTCGACATCAAGAAGGCCGAATCCATCAACGGTGACCACATCCGGATGCTGTCTGTCGACGACTTCGCGGAACGCTGTGTTCCCTACCTCGTCGAGGCCGGAATCCTCACGGAACCGCTGAGCGATGCCCAGCGCGAGATTCTGGCGCAGGCGGCTCCGCTCGTGCAGACGCGCATGAGCCTTCTTGGCGATGCCCCGGGTATGCTCGGCTTTCTCTTTCAGGAGACGTCGTCCGTCGAGCTTCAGGCTGACGCTCTGAAGTCGCTGCCCAAGAACGCTCTCGATGTGCTCGATGCCGCCCTCGCGGCACTGAGAGAGACCGAGGAGTGGTCGGCTGAGACGCTTCAGCAGGTGCTCGCCGAGGCCCTGGTCGAGAAGCTCGAGCTCAAGCCGCGAGTGGCGTATGGGCCGCTTCGCGTCGCGGTCTCCGGCAGGCGCGTGTCACCGCCCCTGTTCGAGTCCATGGAGATCCTCGGCAAAGCCGATTCGATCGCTCGCCTTGAGCGGCTTGCTGCGCACCTCGAGTCCTGA
- a CDS encoding hydroxymethylglutaryl-CoA synthase: MTIGIHDISAATGSLVFALADLAEHEGIDVGKYHRGIGQTEMSLTTEDEDIVTMAARAAKPILERHGVEGIRTVVFATESGIDQSKAASVFLHGVLGLPRSARVVEVKEACYSATAAIQFGLGIVERRPSERVLVIASDVARYELNSSGEATQGSGAVAMLIAKDPAVLEIEPVSGLWTDDVWDFWRPNDRSTALVDGKYSVQVYLESLEGAWQDYRANGGAEFSSFARVCYHQPFTRMAVKAQQRLARIADPDGESGDIDRLADTVEYNARIGNTYTASIYLALLSLLDNGPDLAGERIGFFSYGSGAVGEFFAGVLVPGYKAQMRTDELQGLLEQRRPIAYDEYRHRHIAYDRVGDFETADETQGDVRFAGIAEHRRLYESR, encoded by the coding sequence ATGACCATCGGTATCCACGACATCTCGGCCGCAACGGGGAGCCTCGTCTTCGCCCTTGCAGATCTTGCTGAGCACGAGGGCATCGATGTGGGCAAGTACCACCGCGGCATCGGCCAGACGGAGATGAGCCTCACAACGGAGGACGAGGACATCGTCACGATGGCCGCGCGCGCGGCGAAGCCGATCCTCGAGCGCCACGGCGTCGAGGGAATACGCACTGTCGTCTTCGCGACGGAGTCGGGCATCGACCAGTCGAAGGCGGCATCCGTGTTTCTGCACGGCGTGCTCGGGCTTCCTCGCTCCGCGCGTGTCGTCGAGGTGAAGGAGGCCTGCTACTCGGCGACGGCAGCCATTCAGTTCGGGCTCGGCATCGTCGAGCGCAGACCCAGCGAGCGTGTTCTCGTGATCGCGAGCGATGTGGCGCGCTACGAGCTCAATTCGAGCGGTGAGGCGACGCAAGGGTCAGGGGCTGTCGCGATGCTCATCGCGAAGGACCCGGCGGTTCTCGAGATCGAACCGGTCTCAGGGCTGTGGACCGACGACGTGTGGGACTTCTGGCGGCCCAACGATCGCAGCACGGCGCTCGTCGACGGCAAGTACTCGGTGCAGGTGTACCTCGAGTCGCTCGAGGGGGCCTGGCAGGACTACCGCGCGAACGGGGGAGCGGAGTTCTCGAGCTTTGCGCGCGTCTGCTACCACCAGCCATTCACGCGCATGGCCGTGAAAGCGCAGCAGCGACTTGCTCGGATCGCGGACCCGGACGGCGAATCGGGCGACATCGATCGCCTCGCTGACACCGTCGAGTACAACGCGCGCATCGGCAACACGTACACGGCGTCGATCTATCTCGCGCTGTTGTCGCTGCTCGACAACGGCCCGGATCTCGCAGGGGAGCGCATCGGGTTCTTCAGTTACGGCTCGGGAGCGGTCGGCGAGTTCTTCGCCGGTGTTCTCGTCCCCGGCTATAAGGCGCAGATGCGCACGGACGAGCTCCAGGGCCTGCTCGAACAGCGGCGGCCCATCGCGTACGACGAGTATCGTCACCGTCACATCGCCTATGACCGCGTCGGCGATTTCGAGACGGCAGACGAGACGCAGGGCGACGTGCGCTTCGCCGGCATCGCGGAACACAGGCGCCTGTACGAGAGTCGCTGA
- a CDS encoding hydroxymethylglutaryl-CoA reductase, with protein sequence MSDTTFAPVPMRWLGPVRLSGNVMTGEQEVPLATYETTLWPSVRRGAHVSTMVDGGIQATLIDERMARSVIFEADDAPAALAAARRIEADLPALQAVVSETSRFARLIDVNHQIVGNLLFLRFEFATGDAAGHNMVTLASDKLMAHVLHADGALQYSSISGNYCTDKKASAVNGILGRGKNVVTEIVIPEEIVRRRLRTSADKMAHLNVRKNLIGGAVAGSLRSANAHYANMLLGFYLATGQDAANIVEGSQGFTHAESRDGDLYFSCTIPNLIVGSVGNGKGLDVVTENLHRLGCAEDREPGDNARRLAVLCAATVLCGELSLMAAQTNPGELMAAHVQFERNAR encoded by the coding sequence ATGAGCGATACAACATTCGCGCCGGTACCGATGCGCTGGCTCGGCCCCGTGCGTCTGAGCGGAAACGTGATGACCGGGGAGCAGGAGGTTCCCCTCGCAACCTACGAGACCACGCTGTGGCCCTCGGTCCGACGCGGCGCGCACGTGTCCACGATGGTCGATGGCGGCATTCAGGCGACGCTCATCGACGAGCGAATGGCACGGTCCGTGATCTTCGAAGCCGACGATGCACCGGCGGCGCTCGCCGCAGCCCGCCGCATCGAAGCGGATCTTCCCGCTCTGCAGGCCGTCGTCAGTGAGACGAGCCGCTTCGCGCGGCTCATCGACGTCAACCATCAGATCGTCGGCAACCTGCTCTTTCTGCGTTTTGAGTTCGCGACGGGCGACGCCGCGGGGCACAACATGGTCACGCTTGCGTCAGACAAGCTCATGGCGCACGTTCTTCACGCGGACGGTGCACTGCAGTACAGCTCGATATCGGGAAACTACTGCACAGATAAGAAGGCGTCGGCCGTGAATGGCATTCTCGGTCGCGGCAAAAATGTCGTGACGGAGATCGTGATCCCCGAGGAGATCGTCCGACGGCGTCTGCGCACGAGCGCAGATAAGATGGCGCACCTGAACGTCCGCAAGAATCTCATCGGGGGAGCCGTGGCGGGCAGCCTGCGATCCGCGAACGCTCACTACGCGAACATGCTGCTCGGTTTCTACCTGGCAACAGGGCAGGATGCCGCGAACATCGTCGAGGGCTCGCAGGGCTTCACGCACGCCGAGTCCCGCGACGGAGACCTCTACTTCTCGTGTACGATCCCGAACCTCATCGTCGGTTCGGTCGGCAACGGGAAAGGGCTCGACGTCGTCACCGAGAATCTGCACCGGCTGGGGTGTGCCGAAGACCGCGAACCGGGCGATAACGCTCGTCGCCTCGCCGTTCTGTGCGCCGCAACGGTGCTCTGCGGTGAGCTGTCGCTCATGGCGGCCCAGACAAATCCAGGCGAGCTCATGGCCGCCCACGTTCAGTTCGAAAGGAACGCCCGATGA
- the fni gene encoding type 2 isopentenyl-diphosphate Delta-isomerase encodes MSSDRKDDHVRLATEQNRDRHRPNDFDDIRFVHHAIGAADLDTVSLSTRVGSDEWPLPLYINGMTGGSESTAIINRDLGVVARETGVPIATGSMSPVFKDASTSPGFRVIRDENPDGIVLANLSANASVEQALEAVRIMRADGLQIHINSVQEIVMPEGDRAFSHWPENIARIADALDVPVVVKEVGFGMTGATVARLASLGVGVVDVSGRGGTNFAAIENSRRTGSDFSILSEWGQSAVASLLDARDVADDGNVSLLASGGVRTPLDAVRALALGASAVGVAGGFLRILRDDGIDALIAEIIRWTEQIRSITALLGKTTTSELTTSDVVIQGGVRDYCLARDIDISGYARRSESEKGQHA; translated from the coding sequence ATGAGCAGTGATCGCAAAGACGACCACGTTCGGCTCGCGACCGAGCAGAACCGGGACCGCCACCGCCCCAACGACTTCGACGACATCCGCTTCGTGCACCACGCCATCGGAGCTGCCGATCTCGACACCGTGAGTCTGTCGACCCGCGTGGGGAGCGACGAGTGGCCGCTTCCGCTGTACATCAACGGCATGACGGGCGGTAGCGAGTCGACCGCGATCATCAATCGCGACCTCGGCGTCGTCGCGAGAGAGACCGGGGTTCCCATCGCAACCGGCTCGATGAGCCCCGTCTTCAAAGACGCGTCGACGTCTCCGGGGTTTCGCGTCATCCGAGACGAGAACCCCGACGGAATCGTGCTCGCCAACCTCAGTGCGAATGCCTCCGTCGAGCAGGCGCTCGAGGCCGTGCGAATCATGCGCGCCGACGGGCTTCAGATTCACATCAACAGCGTGCAAGAGATCGTGATGCCCGAGGGGGACCGCGCCTTCTCGCACTGGCCCGAGAACATCGCCCGCATCGCCGACGCTCTCGACGTGCCCGTCGTCGTCAAGGAAGTCGGATTTGGCATGACCGGCGCCACGGTCGCCCGGCTCGCGTCGCTCGGCGTCGGCGTCGTCGATGTCAGCGGACGCGGGGGCACGAACTTCGCCGCGATTGAGAATTCGCGTCGCACCGGATCGGACTTCAGCATCCTGTCGGAGTGGGGGCAGTCGGCAGTCGCGAGTCTTCTCGACGCACGTGACGTCGCCGATGACGGGAACGTGTCCCTGCTGGCTTCGGGAGGCGTCCGCACACCTCTTGACGCGGTGCGGGCCCTGGCGCTCGGCGCGTCGGCGGTCGGCGTTGCCGGAGGGTTTCTGCGGATTCTTCGCGACGACGGCATCGACGCGCTCATTGCGGAGATCATCAGGTGGACGGAGCAGATTCGCTCGATCACGGCACTGCTCGGTAAAACGACGACGTCAGAGCTCACGACAAGCGACGTCGTGATCCAGGGTGGCGTTCGCGACTACTGTCTCGCCCGTGACATCGACATCAGCGGCTACGCGCGGCGCAGTGAGAGTGAGAAGGGGCAACACGCATGA